One window of Candidatus Eisenbacteria bacterium genomic DNA carries:
- the prfB gene encoding peptide chain release factor 2 (programmed frameshift) — translation MTTSELRKRIDNARHTLDDLRGTFDVDRGRARVAELEGRMAAPGFWDRPEEAQKTVAEMKREKRTVDEWAVQESSLSGLAEMLDLAESEGDQGMLAELSRELDTLEGGIGELELKSLLSGEYDRLGALVAIHPGAGGTESQDWAQMLFRMYMRWAERHGYAANVLDLQPGEEAGIKDVTVEITGDYAYGYLKAESGVHRLVRISPYDAAQRRHTSFASVFIFPMVDDTITVDVAPADLRIDTFRASGAGGQHVNKTESAVRITHLPTGLVVQSQAERSQHRNRDNAMRILRSRLFLHYQEREKAKSEAIAGAKKDIDFGSQIRSYVLHPYTLVNDHRTELKVGDVHKVLDGDLDSFIDAYLKRKEA, via the exons CTGACCACCAGCGAGCTGCGAAAACGCATCGACAACGCACGCCACACGCTCGACGACCTGCGG GGTACCTTTGACGTCGATCGCGGGCGGGCGCGCGTCGCGGAGCTCGAAGGACGCATGGCGGCGCCGGGCTTCTGGGACCGGCCCGAGGAGGCGCAGAAGACCGTCGCCGAGATGAAGCGCGAGAAGCGCACGGTCGACGAATGGGCCGTCCAGGAGAGCTCGCTCAGCGGCCTCGCGGAGATGCTCGACCTCGCCGAGTCCGAAGGCGACCAGGGAATGCTCGCCGAGCTGTCGCGCGAGCTCGACACGCTCGAAGGCGGGATCGGCGAGCTGGAGCTCAAGAGTCTCCTGTCCGGAGAGTACGACCGCCTCGGCGCGCTCGTCGCCATCCACCCCGGAGCGGGAGGGACCGAGTCTCAGGACTGGGCTCAGATGCTGTTCCGCATGTACATGCGCTGGGCCGAGCGTCACGGATACGCGGCCAACGTGCTCGACCTCCAGCCCGGTGAAGAGGCGGGCATCAAGGACGTGACGGTCGAGATCACCGGCGACTATGCCTACGGCTATCTCAAGGCCGAGAGCGGAGTCCACCGGCTGGTGCGCATCTCGCCCTACGACGCGGCGCAGCGCCGTCACACCTCGTTCGCCTCGGTATTCATCTTTCCCATGGTCGACGACACCATCACGGTCGACGTCGCTCCGGCCGATCTCCGCATCGATACCTTCCGCGCCAGCGGGGCCGGAGGCCAGCACGTCAACAAGACGGAGTCCGCGGTCCGCATCACGCACCTTCCCACCGGGCTCGTGGTGCAGTCCCAGGCCGAGAGGAGCCAGCACCGGAACCGGGACAACGCCATGCGGATCCTCCGCTCCCGGCTCTTCCTCCATTACCAGGAGCGGGAGAAGGCGAAGAGCGAAGCGATCGCCGGCGCCAAGAAGGACATCGACTTCGGGAGCCAGATCCGCTCCTACGTCCTCCATCCTTATACTCTGGTGAACGACCACCGCACCGAGCTCAAGGTCGGCGACGTGCACAAGGTGCTCGACGGCGACCTGGATTCCTTCATCGACGCCTATCTCAAGCGCAAGGAGGCCTGA
- the coaE gene encoding dephospho-CoA kinase (Dephospho-CoA kinase (CoaE) performs the final step in coenzyme A biosynthesis.), translating into MSTEGKPRRAKARDGLLIIGLVGRAGSGKTTVARALAEDGARLIEADRLGHEVTDRDPEVRKALAAEYGPGIYRENGELDRPRVAARIFSDREARARLDALVHPRIVERIRHELDTLRAAGARGVAVIDAALMLEWGLERDCDAVIAVVAPEAAQIERLWRARGLSESEARARLAAQRTNEAFAAAADVTLVNQGSAEELRRQARAALASLEAESTKGTGC; encoded by the coding sequence ATGTCCACTGAGGGGAAGCCGCGTCGCGCCAAGGCCCGCGATGGCTTGCTGATCATCGGCCTGGTCGGCCGTGCGGGCAGCGGAAAGACCACGGTGGCGCGCGCGCTGGCGGAAGACGGCGCCCGGCTGATCGAGGCGGATCGGCTGGGACACGAGGTGACCGATCGCGATCCCGAGGTTCGGAAGGCCCTCGCCGCCGAGTACGGACCCGGGATCTACCGCGAGAACGGCGAGCTCGACCGGCCGCGGGTGGCGGCGCGGATCTTCAGCGATCGGGAGGCGCGAGCGCGGCTCGACGCGCTGGTGCATCCGCGCATCGTCGAGCGCATCCGGCACGAGCTGGACACGCTGCGCGCCGCGGGCGCTCGCGGCGTGGCCGTGATCGACGCGGCACTGATGCTGGAGTGGGGTCTCGAACGCGACTGCGACGCGGTCATCGCCGTGGTCGCTCCGGAAGCCGCGCAGATCGAGAGGTTATGGCGGGCCCGCGGCCTCAGTGAGTCCGAGGCGCGCGCGAGGCTCGCGGCGCAACGAACCAACGAGGCGTTCGCGGCGGCTGCCGACGTGACGCTGGTGAACCAGGGATCGGCCGAGGAGCTGCGCCGGCAGGCGCGAGCCGCGCTGGCGAGCCTCGAGGCCGAGTCGACGAAAGGAACCGGATGCTGA